One window of Longimicrobium sp. genomic DNA carries:
- a CDS encoding helix-turn-helix transcriptional regulator, translated as MKNFFKRTSRETLGENALLQEIDERHFIAEQVFHRRERAGWSQEELAVECRMTQAQVALIEAGQANPTLRSLVKLANALGCSVSELSAATADPSGDDEGTELLVPADEARTVAFS; from the coding sequence ATGAAGAACTTCTTCAAGCGTACCTCGAGGGAAACGCTTGGCGAGAACGCGCTTCTGCAGGAGATCGATGAGAGGCACTTCATCGCTGAGCAGGTCTTTCATCGGCGCGAGCGCGCGGGGTGGTCCCAGGAGGAGCTCGCAGTGGAATGCCGGATGACCCAGGCGCAAGTCGCGCTCATCGAGGCTGGTCAAGCGAACCCCACGCTGCGTTCCCTGGTGAAGCTCGCAAACGCTCTTGGCTGCTCGGTCTCTGAACTTTCGGCTGCCACGGCAGACCCGAGCGGCGACGATGAGGGCACGGAGCTACTGGTTCCCGCCGACGAAGCGCGCACCGTCGCATTCTCGTAA
- a CDS encoding ABC transporter permease: MKALRPKAVRPLFALAWRESRFARRRLLLFLSSITLGVAALVATQSFAANLLAGVRDQARALVGADVSLSSNRALGPKTEALLDSLRRARVPVARVTAFASMALVERTGAARLAQVRAVEPGYPYYGEIVTAPAGRYPQLQSGRNVLVDPAMLTALDARVGDELRLGESSFTIIGTLEKVPGAVGVGALFAPRVYIPARYLAETKLVQTGSRVDYEAYVRLANPAAADPLVEGYRPIFRAERVSANTASEQQADMAEALGNLGSFLALIGTFALLLGGIGVASAMSAYMAQKRDTVATLRCLGATAPQVIVIYLLQAGAMGLIGAAAGTAIGVSVQWVLPRLLADLLPVDVETAVSLPAVAMGIGIGVWIAVAFALLPLLGTRRISPLEAIRRRVEAEPTRRRRDPWTFGGWLLLAASIVALVMFQAQDIRTGLGFAAGIALTLAALWLSAWGMTKLARRAPTRALPYPARQGVANLYRPGNQTAVVVLALGFGVWLLATVYLVQRNLLAPLAINAESQGNLLLFDIQADQEQGVAGELGRSGTRVMQRAPIVPMRIHAINGVPASQLAPDDPDADAEGAPEQRRPRQGERLTSSDGDRPERWAVRREYRSTFRDELIRSEEVLEGRWWKPGAGGADGSGVAEVSMDIAVAEDLKIELGDTITWDVQGVRIPTRVTSIREVDWGRLEPNFFAVFPTAVLQGAPHTWVMLARAPSTDARSAVQRDVVRRFSNVAVLDLTSIQAAIDEVLGRVAAVIRFLAGFSVATGFIVLLGAVLAGRLQRIRESVLLRTLGATRRQIAGVLLAEYLALGLLASAAGTVLAIGAGWALARWLFETDFAVPVLPLLWLSLGVTAISATVGMLASREVFRHTPLEALREE, translated from the coding sequence GTGAAGGCCCTCCGCCCGAAAGCCGTCCGTCCTCTGTTCGCGCTGGCGTGGCGGGAAAGCCGCTTTGCCCGGCGCCGGCTGCTGCTCTTCCTTTCCTCCATCACGCTGGGCGTGGCCGCGCTCGTCGCCACGCAGTCGTTCGCCGCCAACCTGCTGGCCGGCGTCCGCGACCAGGCCCGCGCCCTCGTCGGCGCGGACGTGAGCCTGAGCAGCAACCGTGCGCTGGGGCCGAAGACGGAGGCGCTGCTGGATTCGCTGCGCCGCGCGCGGGTGCCCGTGGCGCGGGTGACCGCGTTCGCGTCGATGGCGCTCGTGGAGCGCACGGGAGCCGCGCGGCTGGCGCAGGTGCGCGCGGTGGAGCCGGGCTATCCCTACTACGGCGAGATCGTCACCGCGCCGGCGGGCCGCTATCCCCAGCTGCAGTCCGGCCGCAACGTGCTGGTGGACCCCGCCATGCTCACCGCGCTGGACGCCCGCGTGGGCGACGAACTGCGGCTGGGCGAATCCAGCTTCACCATCATCGGCACGCTGGAAAAGGTGCCGGGCGCCGTGGGCGTGGGCGCGCTCTTCGCCCCGCGCGTCTACATTCCTGCCCGCTATCTGGCGGAAACGAAGCTGGTGCAGACGGGGAGCCGGGTGGATTACGAGGCGTACGTTCGTCTTGCGAACCCCGCCGCGGCCGACCCGCTCGTGGAGGGCTACCGGCCGATCTTCCGCGCCGAGCGGGTGAGCGCAAACACGGCCAGCGAGCAGCAGGCCGACATGGCCGAGGCGCTGGGCAACCTGGGCTCGTTCCTGGCGCTGATCGGCACCTTCGCGCTGCTGCTGGGCGGCATCGGCGTGGCGAGCGCGATGTCTGCGTACATGGCGCAGAAGCGCGACACTGTGGCCACGCTGCGCTGCCTTGGCGCCACGGCGCCGCAGGTGATCGTCATCTACCTGCTGCAGGCGGGGGCGATGGGGCTGATCGGCGCGGCGGCGGGCACGGCGATCGGCGTGTCGGTGCAGTGGGTGCTGCCGCGCCTGCTGGCAGACCTGCTTCCCGTGGACGTGGAGACCGCCGTCAGCCTGCCCGCGGTGGCGATGGGGATCGGCATCGGCGTGTGGATCGCCGTGGCGTTCGCGCTGCTGCCGCTGCTGGGGACGCGCAGGATCTCGCCCCTGGAGGCCATCCGCCGCCGCGTGGAGGCCGAACCGACCCGGCGCAGGCGCGACCCGTGGACGTTCGGGGGATGGCTTCTCCTGGCTGCCAGCATCGTCGCGCTGGTGATGTTCCAGGCGCAGGACATCCGTACGGGGCTGGGCTTCGCGGCGGGGATCGCGCTCACCCTGGCCGCGCTCTGGCTGAGCGCCTGGGGGATGACGAAGCTGGCCCGCCGCGCGCCGACCCGCGCGCTCCCCTACCCCGCGCGCCAGGGTGTGGCGAACCTGTACCGCCCTGGGAACCAGACGGCCGTCGTCGTCCTGGCGCTGGGGTTCGGTGTGTGGCTGCTGGCGACGGTGTACCTGGTCCAGCGCAACCTGCTCGCGCCGCTCGCGATCAACGCCGAGAGCCAGGGCAATCTGCTGCTCTTCGACATCCAGGCCGACCAAGAGCAGGGCGTCGCGGGCGAGCTGGGGCGGTCGGGAACGCGGGTGATGCAGCGCGCGCCCATCGTGCCCATGCGCATCCACGCCATCAACGGCGTCCCCGCGTCGCAGCTCGCGCCCGACGATCCCGATGCCGACGCGGAGGGCGCGCCGGAGCAGCGGCGTCCCCGCCAGGGCGAGCGCCTCACGTCGTCGGATGGCGACCGGCCGGAGCGCTGGGCGGTGCGGCGCGAGTATCGATCGACCTTTCGCGACGAGCTGATCCGCTCCGAAGAGGTGCTGGAGGGACGCTGGTGGAAGCCGGGCGCCGGCGGTGCGGACGGCAGCGGCGTGGCGGAGGTGTCGATGGACATTGCCGTGGCCGAGGACCTGAAGATCGAGCTGGGCGACACCATCACCTGGGACGTGCAGGGCGTGCGCATTCCCACGCGCGTCACCTCCATCCGCGAGGTGGACTGGGGGCGGCTGGAGCCCAACTTCTTTGCCGTCTTTCCCACGGCGGTGCTGCAGGGCGCCCCGCACACCTGGGTGATGCTGGCGCGCGCGCCGTCGACGGATGCGCGATCGGCCGTACAGCGCGACGTGGTGCGGCGGTTCAGCAACGTGGCGGTGCTGGACCTTACGTCCATCCAGGCGGCCATCGACGAGGTTCTGGGGCGCGTGGCGGCTGTAATCCGCTTTTTGGCGGGCTTCAGCGTGGCGACGGGGTTCATCGTGCTGCTGGGCGCGGTGCTGGCGGGGCGGCTTCAGCGCATCCGCGAAAGCGTGCTGCTGCGGACGCTGGGGGCCACGCGGCGGCAGATCGCGGGCGTGCTGCTGGCGGAGTACCTTGCGCTGGGGCTGCTGGCCAGCGCCGCGGGAACGGTGCTGGCGATCGGGGCGGGGTGGGCGCTCGCGCGGTGGCTGTTCGAGACGGATTTCGCCGTGCCCGTGCTCCCGCTGCTCTGGCTGTCGCTGGGAGTGACGGCGATCTCGGCCACGGTGGGCATGCTGGCCAGCCGCGAGGTGTTCCGCCACACGCCGCTGGAGGCGCTGCGCGAGGAGTGA
- a CDS encoding type II toxin-antitoxin system RelE/ParE family toxin: MGTGSFRLKKEPDVQSFIDRLAPVPQRQVVRDLEKLASRGLKALPPLTGPVKGPVWELRSKVEGVGLYRLFYYRDGEASFRLFYAYQKKDEKLPDHVRAEVMKRYEQLTGRKL, from the coding sequence ATGGGCACTGGATCATTCAGGCTGAAGAAGGAGCCTGACGTTCAAAGCTTCATCGATCGGTTGGCCCCGGTGCCTCAACGGCAGGTGGTCCGAGACCTGGAGAAGCTTGCGTCTCGCGGGCTGAAGGCGCTCCCGCCTCTTACCGGGCCGGTCAAAGGGCCCGTGTGGGAACTGCGGTCCAAGGTGGAGGGAGTCGGCTTGTATCGTCTCTTCTACTATCGAGACGGCGAGGCTTCCTTCCGACTCTTCTACGCGTATCAGAAGAAGGACGAGAAATTGCCCGACCACGTTAGAGCGGAAGTGATGAAGCGGTACGAGCAGCTCACCGGGAGGAAGCTATGA
- a CDS encoding SDR family oxidoreductase yields MKLSGTVLITGASAGIGQACARAFAAVGARLILTARRFERIERLAAELREEHGTECHLLELDVRDRESVFGAIGGLPAEWAEIDVLVNNAGLGRGVDKLHAGDPEGWDEMVDTNVKGLLYVTRAVTPGMVQRRRGHVINLGSVAGHEVYPGGAVYCATKHAVGAITKGLRMDLLGTGIRVSTVDPGMVETEFSVVRFGGDAERAANVYRGMTPLTAADIADTVVWVATRPAHVNIDEIIIKPTDQASATLVDRPGARA; encoded by the coding sequence ATGAAGCTTTCCGGAACCGTCCTGATCACCGGCGCCAGCGCGGGCATCGGCCAGGCGTGCGCACGTGCGTTCGCGGCCGTCGGCGCGCGGCTGATCCTTACAGCGCGGCGCTTCGAGCGCATCGAGCGCCTGGCCGCCGAGCTGCGCGAGGAGCACGGCACCGAGTGCCACCTGCTGGAGTTGGACGTGCGCGACCGCGAGTCCGTCTTCGGCGCCATCGGCGGTCTGCCGGCGGAGTGGGCGGAGATCGACGTGCTGGTGAATAACGCCGGGCTGGGGCGCGGGGTCGACAAGCTGCACGCGGGCGATCCGGAAGGCTGGGACGAGATGGTGGACACCAACGTCAAGGGCCTGCTGTACGTTACGCGCGCCGTCACCCCGGGTATGGTGCAGCGCAGGCGGGGGCACGTGATCAACCTGGGCTCGGTGGCCGGCCACGAGGTGTATCCCGGCGGCGCCGTCTACTGCGCCACCAAGCACGCCGTCGGGGCGATCACCAAGGGCCTGCGGATGGACCTGCTGGGGACCGGGATCCGCGTGAGCACGGTAGACCCGGGGATGGTGGAGACGGAGTTCAGCGTGGTGCGCTTCGGGGGCGACGCGGAGCGCGCCGCGAACGTGTACCGCGGGATGACGCCGCTGACCGCGGCCGACATCGCGGACACGGTGGTGTGGGTGGCGACGCGCCCGGCGCACGTGAACATCGACGAGATCATCATCAAGCCCACCGACCAGGCCAGCGCCACGCTCGTGGATCGACCCGGCGCGAGGGCCTGA